A section of the Mycobacterium sp. 3519A genome encodes:
- a CDS encoding LLM class F420-dependent oxidoreductase: MDYGLVLFTSDRGITPAAAAKLADDHGFTTFYVPEHTHIPIKRQAAHPTTGDESLPDDRYMRTLDPWVSLGAACAVTSRVRLSTAVALPVEHDPITLAKSIATLDHLSGGRVSLGVGFGWNTDELADHNVPPGRRRTMLREYLEAMRALWTEEEASYEGEFVNFGPSWAWPKPVQSHIPVLVGAAGTEKNFKWIARSADGWITTPRDFDIDAPVKLLQDTWAAAGRDGAPQIVALDFKPDPEKLARWADLGVTEVLFGLPDKSADDVAAYVERLAGKLAALV, encoded by the coding sequence ATGGACTACGGGCTCGTACTTTTCACCAGCGACCGCGGCATCACCCCCGCGGCGGCGGCCAAACTCGCCGATGACCACGGCTTCACCACCTTCTACGTGCCCGAGCACACCCACATTCCGATCAAGCGGCAGGCCGCGCACCCCACCACGGGAGACGAGTCACTGCCCGATGACCGCTACATGCGCACCCTGGACCCGTGGGTGTCGCTCGGCGCCGCGTGCGCCGTCACCTCGCGGGTGCGGTTGTCGACGGCCGTGGCGCTGCCGGTCGAGCACGACCCGATCACGTTGGCCAAGTCAATCGCCACGCTCGACCACCTGTCCGGCGGCCGGGTCAGCCTCGGAGTCGGATTCGGTTGGAACACAGACGAACTCGCTGACCACAATGTGCCGCCGGGGCGGCGGCGCACCATGCTGCGGGAGTACCTCGAAGCCATGCGCGCATTGTGGACCGAGGAGGAGGCCTCGTACGAAGGCGAATTCGTCAACTTCGGACCCAGTTGGGCGTGGCCGAAGCCGGTCCAGTCGCACATCCCCGTGCTCGTGGGCGCTGCGGGCACCGAGAAGAACTTCAAGTGGATCGCCCGCAGCGCCGACGGTTGGATCACCACTCCTCGCGACTTCGACATCGACGCGCCGGTCAAGCTGCTGCAGGACACCTGGGCCGCGGCAGGCCGCGACGGCGCACCACAGATCGTCGCCCTGGATTTCAAGCCGGATCCCGAGAAGCTGGCCCGCTGGGCCGATCTCGGCGTGACCGAGGTGCTGTTCGGGCTGCCCGACAAATCCGCCGACGACGTCGCCGCGTACGTCGAACGTTTGGCAGGAAAGCTGGCCGCGCTCGTTTAG
- a CDS encoding type III PLP-dependent enzyme encodes MNPGWRSKLCEQLRQDARRFTAMAERHGTPLLVLQPHLVARRYRELAEKLTGFELHYAVKACPHPLVLSTIAVCGGGFDVATDAEVTLLGELGVPMDRCIHTNPIKKPADIDKAYAAGVRLFVVENPTEADKFAGRPDDIELLVRLAFRNPSAKSDLSSKFGVEPADADLLVKHVLAAGVRFAGFSFHVGSQGDSPQPYATALRGTLDLIAHIDHSLGVQSRVIDIGGGFPVTYRDRMPTLDDIAEAVDTALGASRDDFTLLAEPGRYLAADAMTLLTSVVGSAQRDGQVWHYLDDGLYGSYSNVMTEDVHPPIVALRELTDDAAAAHEPVTLAGPTCDSADVIARGYPMPALEVGDIVVSPRMGAYTSVTASRFNGIPATPIVMG; translated from the coding sequence ATGAATCCGGGTTGGCGGTCGAAGCTGTGTGAGCAACTGCGGCAGGACGCCCGCCGGTTCACCGCAATGGCCGAACGCCACGGGACACCGCTGCTGGTGCTGCAACCGCACCTGGTCGCCCGCCGCTACCGCGAACTGGCCGAAAAGCTAACTGGCTTTGAGCTGCACTACGCGGTCAAGGCGTGCCCGCATCCGCTGGTGTTGTCGACGATCGCGGTGTGCGGCGGCGGCTTCGACGTCGCCACCGACGCCGAGGTGACGCTGCTTGGCGAGCTCGGTGTGCCGATGGACCGCTGCATCCACACCAATCCGATCAAGAAGCCCGCCGACATCGACAAGGCCTACGCCGCGGGCGTTCGGCTGTTCGTAGTCGAAAACCCCACTGAGGCAGACAAATTCGCGGGCCGCCCAGACGACATCGAACTGCTGGTCCGGCTGGCGTTCCGCAACCCGTCGGCGAAATCCGATCTGTCGTCGAAGTTCGGCGTCGAACCGGCCGACGCCGACCTGCTGGTCAAGCACGTTCTCGCCGCGGGCGTACGGTTCGCCGGCTTCAGCTTCCATGTCGGCAGCCAGGGCGACTCGCCGCAGCCCTACGCCACCGCGCTGCGCGGGACGCTGGACCTCATCGCGCACATCGACCACAGCCTCGGTGTGCAGAGTCGCGTCATCGACATCGGCGGCGGTTTCCCGGTCACCTATCGCGACCGGATGCCCACGCTCGACGACATCGCCGAGGCCGTCGACACCGCGCTCGGCGCGTCGCGCGACGACTTCACATTGCTGGCCGAACCGGGCCGATACCTGGCCGCCGACGCTATGACCCTGCTCACCAGCGTCGTCGGCAGCGCGCAGCGTGACGGTCAGGTGTGGCATTACCTCGACGACGGGCTCTACGGCAGCTACTCCAACGTGATGACCGAGGACGTGCACCCGCCGATCGTCGCGCTGCGCGAGCTCACCGACGACGCCGCCGCGGCACACGAACCGGTGACGCTGGCGGGCCCGACGTGCGACAGCGCCGACGTGATCGCCCGCGGCTACCCGATGCCCGCACTCGAAGTCGGCGACATCGTCGTCAGCCCGAGGATGGGCGCCTACACCAGCGTGACGGCGTCACGGTTCAACGGCATCCCGGCCACGCCGATCGTCATGGGCTAG
- a CDS encoding sensor domain-containing protein, producing the protein MRQPAVAFIVAVICVLATGCTMTGRAVMPSTISTMIPRPLVERELAGLLLTVEQVNAAMGSTAMAVTGTETTMADNSTTMAPPECLAVDGAAEAVVYADSGFSAELDQSLNDGDQFTHYLKQAVVLYPLVDKAAAFLDHSAQQWRMCQQYTHTQSNTQWSVGPIVYAGGALSTTVTEQDAAAPGWGCGRAMSLKNNVVIDINTCSAAPGDSASKIANQIAKNVAARW; encoded by the coding sequence ATGCGTCAGCCTGCGGTTGCGTTCATCGTTGCCGTGATCTGCGTGTTGGCGACCGGATGCACGATGACTGGGCGGGCGGTCATGCCGTCCACGATTTCGACGATGATCCCGCGTCCACTGGTCGAGCGGGAACTGGCCGGGCTGCTGCTCACCGTCGAGCAGGTGAACGCCGCGATGGGGTCGACGGCAATGGCGGTGACCGGCACCGAGACGACGATGGCGGACAACAGCACGACCATGGCGCCGCCCGAGTGTCTCGCCGTGGACGGCGCCGCCGAGGCCGTGGTGTACGCGGACAGCGGTTTTTCGGCCGAGCTCGATCAGAGCCTCAACGACGGCGACCAGTTCACGCACTACCTCAAGCAGGCCGTGGTGCTCTATCCCCTCGTCGACAAGGCGGCCGCTTTCCTCGATCACTCCGCCCAGCAGTGGCGGATGTGCCAGCAGTACACGCACACCCAGAGCAACACGCAATGGTCCGTCGGGCCCATCGTCTACGCAGGCGGCGCGTTGAGCACCACGGTGACCGAACAGGATGCCGCGGCGCCGGGGTGGGGCTGCGGACGCGCAATGTCATTGAAGAACAACGTCGTCATCGACATCAACACGTGCAGCGCGGCTCCCGGCGACTCTGCATCGAAGATCGCCAACCAGATCGCCAAGAACGTGGCCGCGCGCTGGTGA
- the sfnG gene encoding dimethylsulfone monooxygenase SfnG: protein MTTERIADHVKFAYWVPNVSGGLVTSDIEQRTDWNYEYNVKLAQTAENNGFEYALSQVRYEASYGAEYQHESTSFSLALLLATQKLKVIAAVHPGLWQPAVLAKLGATADHLSGGRFAVNVVSGWFKDEFTHLGEPWLEHDERYRRSAEFLQVLRKIWTEDNVDFRGDFYRIHDFTLKPKPLNTPERPNPELFQGGNSTAARRNGGYYADWYFSNGKDFDGLTEQVVEVRDHARDAGREVRFGLNGFIIARDTEKEAKEVLREIIAKANRPAVEGFRSAVQQAGNSTSDKRGMWADSSYEDLVQYNDGFRTQLIGTPEQIAERVAAYRKRGVDLILGGFLHFQEEISYFGSRVLPLVREIENSEQDSIDSPVLVSA, encoded by the coding sequence ATGACGACCGAACGGATCGCAGACCACGTCAAGTTCGCCTATTGGGTGCCCAATGTCAGCGGCGGCCTGGTCACCAGCGACATCGAGCAGCGCACCGACTGGAACTACGAATACAACGTCAAGCTCGCGCAGACCGCGGAGAACAACGGGTTCGAATACGCGCTGTCACAGGTCCGCTATGAGGCCAGCTACGGCGCCGAGTACCAGCACGAGTCGACCAGTTTCTCGCTGGCGCTGTTGCTGGCCACTCAGAAGCTGAAGGTGATCGCCGCGGTCCACCCCGGCCTGTGGCAGCCCGCGGTGCTGGCCAAACTCGGCGCCACCGCCGATCACCTCTCGGGCGGCCGGTTCGCCGTCAACGTGGTGTCGGGATGGTTCAAAGACGAGTTCACCCACCTCGGTGAGCCGTGGCTGGAACACGACGAGCGCTACCGCCGCAGCGCCGAGTTCCTGCAGGTGCTGCGCAAGATATGGACCGAGGACAACGTGGACTTCCGCGGCGACTTCTACCGCATCCACGACTTCACGCTGAAGCCCAAGCCGCTGAACACACCCGAGCGGCCCAACCCGGAATTGTTCCAGGGCGGCAACTCGACCGCCGCGCGGCGCAACGGCGGCTACTACGCCGACTGGTACTTCTCCAACGGCAAGGATTTCGACGGGCTGACCGAACAGGTCGTCGAGGTGCGCGACCACGCGCGTGACGCGGGTCGCGAGGTCCGGTTCGGGTTAAACGGATTCATCATCGCCCGCGATACAGAAAAGGAAGCGAAAGAGGTCCTCAGAGAGATCATCGCGAAGGCCAACCGGCCCGCCGTCGAAGGATTCCGCTCCGCCGTACAGCAGGCTGGCAACTCGACGTCGGACAAGCGCGGCATGTGGGCCGATTCTTCTTACGAAGACTTGGTGCAGTACAACGACGGATTCCGCACGCAATTGATCGGCACTCCGGAGCAGATCGCGGAACGCGTTGCGGCGTACCGCAAACGCGGCGTCGACCTGATCCTCGGCGGCTTCCTGCACTTCCAGGAAGAGATCTCCTACTTCGGTTCGCGAGTACTGCCCCTGGTGCGGGAAATCGAGAATTCCGAACAAGATTCGATTGATTCGCCGGTGCTGGTGTCGGCCTGA
- a CDS encoding DUF5336 domain-containing protein codes for MTYPPGSPGYPPAQQPTTQFAAPTQQFGKLPEPASAPAAEGPSKLPFYLTAAVAALGLAVYVSSYGPLFASAGTDLFTPTLLDIGVVASLLAGLIAGVALVPKQKAAPAVVAVLSVLGFLLAIAIVLTAPEGVEIKWGLYLIIAFGVVQAIVAVAVLLFDAGVISPPAPKPRYEQQQQYGQYGGAPGPYYGQPHQPGPPHQQQQQRPGYGSPYGGGYPGGGQSSGGFSPGAQSGPPTPPTGFPTYGQPPSSGSASNASNAPTTQVPAQPSSSTQSGPPPS; via the coding sequence ATGACCTACCCGCCCGGTAGCCCCGGATATCCGCCCGCGCAGCAACCGACAACTCAGTTCGCAGCGCCCACTCAGCAGTTCGGCAAATTGCCGGAGCCTGCGTCCGCTCCTGCCGCCGAGGGCCCCAGCAAGTTGCCCTTTTATCTGACCGCCGCGGTCGCCGCGCTCGGTCTGGCGGTCTACGTGTCGAGCTACGGCCCGCTGTTCGCGTCGGCAGGCACCGACCTGTTCACGCCGACGCTGCTCGACATCGGCGTGGTGGCGTCGCTGCTCGCCGGCCTGATCGCGGGCGTCGCACTGGTGCCCAAGCAGAAGGCGGCACCCGCGGTGGTGGCGGTGCTGTCGGTGCTCGGCTTCCTGCTGGCCATCGCGATCGTGCTGACCGCGCCGGAAGGCGTGGAGATCAAGTGGGGCCTCTACCTGATCATCGCGTTCGGCGTGGTGCAGGCCATCGTCGCGGTCGCAGTGCTGCTGTTCGACGCGGGCGTGATCAGCCCGCCCGCACCGAAGCCCCGCTACGAGCAGCAGCAGCAGTACGGCCAGTACGGCGGCGCGCCAGGCCCGTACTACGGGCAGCCGCATCAGCCCGGTCCGCCGCATCAGCAGCAGCAACAGCGCCCCGGCTACGGCTCGCCGTATGGCGGCGGCTACCCCGGCGGTGGCCAGTCGAGCGGGGGCTTCTCGCCAGGTGCGCAGAGCGGTCCGCCGACGCCGCCCACCGGCTTCCCCACCTACGGCCAGCCGCCTTCGTCGGGCAGTGCGAGCAACGCAAGCAACGCGCCGACGACACAGGTGCCCGCGCAGCCGTCGTCTTCCACCCAGTCCGGCCCGCCTCCGTCGTAG
- a CDS encoding DUF6350 family protein, whose protein sequence is MDQRPVGTRQARELLRVAFGPSIVALVVIAAVVLLQLLIANSDMTGALGAIASMWLGVHQVPVSIGGSELGVMPLLPVLAMVWGTARTTAVATSPQHSWFVTRWVVGAALGGPLLIAAISLAVIHDAASVLTELQTPNALRAFCGVLAVHAIGAAIGVGSRIGRRTLAASPLPNWLPDAVRAATAGVLALLGLSGVVMVGSLIVHWSTMHDLYAITDSVFGQFSLTLLSVLYIPNVMVGTAAVAVGSSAHVGLATFSSFTVFGGDIPALPVLAAVPTPPLGPIWVALLIAAAASAVAVGQQCARRPLPLLPALGKLVVAALIAALAMALLGFAGGGRLGNFGDVGVDQVTFAPAVFLWFVGIGALTVVMSGGIARRPKRIKPEPEPEPEPEPEPEPEPVVLADEPDPLPDEPVPVADYHGDVEDPEDHFVADDDAARDGKGEAAD, encoded by the coding sequence GTGGACCAACGACCAGTCGGCACACGCCAGGCGCGTGAGCTGCTTCGGGTCGCATTCGGGCCGTCGATCGTGGCGCTGGTCGTCATCGCGGCCGTGGTGTTGCTGCAACTGCTGATCGCCAACAGCGACATGACGGGCGCGCTCGGCGCGATCGCCAGCATGTGGCTGGGCGTGCACCAGGTGCCCGTCTCGATCGGCGGCAGCGAGCTCGGTGTGATGCCGCTGCTGCCGGTGCTGGCCATGGTCTGGGGGACGGCGCGCACCACCGCGGTCGCCACGTCGCCGCAACATTCGTGGTTCGTGACCCGCTGGGTGGTCGGTGCGGCGCTCGGCGGTCCGCTGCTGATCGCCGCGATCTCGCTGGCGGTGATCCACGACGCCGCCTCGGTGCTCACCGAACTGCAGACCCCGAACGCGTTGCGGGCGTTCTGCGGGGTGCTGGCGGTGCACGCGATCGGCGCGGCGATCGGGGTCGGCTCCCGCATCGGCCGCCGGACATTGGCGGCCTCGCCGCTGCCGAACTGGCTACCGGACGCAGTCCGGGCGGCCACCGCGGGAGTGCTGGCCCTGCTCGGGTTGTCCGGTGTGGTGATGGTCGGCTCGCTGATCGTGCACTGGTCGACGATGCACGACCTGTACGCGATCACCGACTCGGTGTTCGGCCAGTTCAGCCTGACCCTGCTGTCGGTGCTGTACATCCCGAACGTGATGGTCGGCACCGCGGCGGTCGCCGTCGGGTCCAGTGCGCACGTCGGCCTCGCGACGTTCAGTTCGTTCACGGTGTTCGGCGGCGACATCCCGGCGCTACCGGTGCTGGCGGCGGTGCCGACGCCGCCGCTGGGACCGATCTGGGTGGCGCTGCTGATCGCCGCCGCGGCGTCGGCTGTCGCGGTCGGGCAGCAGTGCGCGCGCAGACCGCTGCCGCTGCTGCCTGCGCTCGGCAAGCTGGTCGTCGCGGCTCTGATCGCGGCGCTGGCGATGGCGCTGCTGGGGTTCGCGGGCGGCGGCCGACTCGGGAACTTCGGCGATGTCGGCGTCGACCAGGTCACCTTCGCGCCCGCGGTCTTCCTCTGGTTCGTCGGCATCGGTGCGCTGACGGTGGTGATGAGCGGCGGCATCGCGCGACGGCCCAAGCGGATCAAACCGGAACCGGAACCGGAGCCGGAACCCGAGCCTGAACCTGAGCCGGAACCGGTGGTGCTCGCCGACGAGCCCGACCCGCTGCCCGACGAGCCGGTGCCGGTGGCCGACTATCACGGTGACGTCGAGGACCCCGAGGACCACTTCGTTGCTGACGACGACGCCGCGCGCGACGGTAAGGGCGAAGCCGCCGACTAG
- the purN gene encoding phosphoribosylglycinamide formyltransferase translates to MQQPLRVPPSAPARVVVLASGTGSLLESLLEAAVDDYPGRIVAVGADRKCRALEIGADAGLPTYVVRLGDHQDRESWDRALTEATAAHEPDLVVSAGFMKILGPHFLSRFLGRIVNTHPALLPAFPGAHAVAEALEYGVKVTGCSVHLVDAGTDTGPLLAQQSVPVYDDDDEATLHERIKVVERRLLVDVLEALATRGVTWTGRKATIG, encoded by the coding sequence GTGCAGCAGCCCCTTCGTGTGCCCCCGAGCGCGCCTGCGCGGGTCGTGGTGCTGGCGTCGGGAACCGGTTCGCTGCTCGAGTCGTTGCTCGAGGCCGCTGTCGACGACTACCCGGGGCGCATCGTCGCGGTCGGCGCCGATCGCAAGTGCCGGGCGCTCGAGATCGGCGCGGACGCCGGCCTGCCGACCTACGTCGTGCGCCTGGGTGATCACCAGGACCGCGAGTCCTGGGACCGCGCGCTGACCGAAGCCACCGCCGCACACGAGCCGGACCTCGTGGTGTCGGCAGGCTTCATGAAGATCCTTGGACCGCACTTTCTTTCCCGGTTCCTCGGCCGCATCGTGAACACCCATCCCGCGCTGCTACCCGCCTTCCCCGGCGCGCATGCGGTGGCCGAAGCGCTCGAGTACGGGGTCAAGGTCACCGGGTGCAGCGTGCACCTGGTCGACGCGGGCACCGATACCGGACCTCTTCTCGCGCAGCAGTCCGTCCCCGTTTACGACGACGACGACGAGGCGACCTTGCACGAGCGCATCAAGGTGGTCGAAAGACGGCTACTGGTGGACGTTTTGGAAGCGCTGGCCACCCGCGGCGTGACCTGGACCGGACGAAAGGCAACCATAGGATGA
- the purH gene encoding bifunctional phosphoribosylaminoimidazolecarboxamide formyltransferase/IMP cyclohydrolase, giving the protein MTGDGRRKIRRALISVYDKTGLAELARGLHDAGVDIVSTGSTAKTIAGAGVPVTPVEKVTGFPEVLDGRVKTLHPHVHAGLLADQRKPEHVAALADLDIAPFELVVVNLYPFTETVDSGASVDECVEQIDIGGPSMVRAAAKNHPSVAVVVDPLGYDGVLAAVRAGGFTLDERKKLASLAFRHTAEYDVAVASWMGSVLAPEQPAAPLPAWLGATWKRSAVLRYGENPHQQAALYRNDAVWPGLAQAEQLHGKEMSYNNYTDADAAWRAAFDHEDICVAIIKHANPCGIAISSVSVADAHRKAHECDPLSAFGGVIAANTAVSVEMAETVADIFTEVIIAPAYEPGAVEVLARKKNIRVLVASEPQQAGTEFRQISGGLLLQQRDAIDAQGDDPVNWTLATGEPADPETLADLTFAWRTCRAVKSNAIVVAKGGATVGVGMGQVNRVDAARLAVERGGDRVADAIAVAKGGTTVGVGMGQVNSNDAARLAVERGGDRVAGAVAASDAFFPFPDGLETLTAAGVKAIVHPGGSMRDDVVTEAAAKAGITLYLTGARHFAH; this is encoded by the coding sequence ATGACAGGGGACGGGCGCAGGAAGATCCGCCGTGCACTGATCAGCGTCTACGACAAGACCGGGCTGGCCGAACTGGCCCGCGGCCTGCACGACGCGGGCGTCGACATCGTCTCGACCGGCTCGACCGCGAAAACCATTGCCGGCGCCGGTGTTCCGGTGACGCCGGTCGAGAAGGTGACCGGCTTTCCCGAGGTGCTCGACGGCCGGGTCAAGACGCTGCACCCGCACGTGCACGCCGGTCTGCTCGCCGACCAACGCAAACCCGAACACGTCGCGGCGCTCGCCGACCTCGACATCGCGCCCTTCGAACTCGTGGTCGTCAACCTGTATCCGTTCACTGAGACCGTCGACTCCGGGGCGAGCGTCGACGAATGCGTGGAGCAGATCGACATCGGCGGCCCGTCGATGGTGCGTGCGGCGGCGAAGAACCACCCCAGCGTCGCCGTGGTGGTGGACCCGCTGGGATACGACGGTGTGCTGGCCGCCGTACGGGCGGGCGGGTTCACGCTGGACGAGCGAAAGAAGCTGGCGTCGTTGGCGTTTCGGCACACCGCCGAATACGACGTCGCGGTGGCCTCCTGGATGGGCTCAGTGCTGGCACCCGAGCAGCCTGCGGCGCCGTTGCCCGCATGGCTCGGCGCGACGTGGAAGCGCTCGGCGGTGCTGCGCTACGGCGAGAACCCGCATCAGCAGGCCGCGCTGTACCGCAACGACGCCGTGTGGCCGGGCTTGGCGCAGGCCGAGCAGTTGCACGGAAAAGAGATGTCGTACAACAACTACACCGACGCAGACGCCGCCTGGCGGGCCGCGTTCGACCACGAGGACATCTGCGTGGCGATCATCAAGCACGCCAACCCATGTGGCATCGCGATCTCGTCGGTGTCGGTGGCCGACGCGCACCGCAAGGCCCACGAATGCGACCCGCTGTCGGCGTTCGGCGGTGTGATCGCCGCCAACACCGCGGTCAGCGTCGAGATGGCGGAGACCGTCGCCGACATCTTCACCGAGGTGATCATTGCGCCCGCCTATGAGCCCGGTGCCGTGGAAGTGCTTGCGCGCAAGAAGAACATCCGTGTGCTCGTCGCCTCCGAACCGCAGCAGGCCGGCACCGAGTTCCGTCAGATCAGCGGCGGTCTGCTGCTGCAGCAGCGGGACGCGATCGACGCGCAGGGCGACGATCCGGTGAACTGGACTCTGGCGACCGGCGAGCCTGCCGACCCGGAAACGTTGGCGGACTTGACATTCGCGTGGCGTACCTGCCGCGCGGTGAAGTCCAACGCGATCGTCGTCGCCAAGGGCGGCGCCACCGTCGGGGTGGGCATGGGACAGGTGAACCGCGTCGACGCGGCCAGGTTGGCCGTCGAACGGGGCGGGGACAGGGTGGCCGACGCGATCGCGGTCGCGAAGGGCGGCACCACCGTCGGGGTGGGAATGGGACAGGTGAACAGCAACGACGCGGCCAGGTTGGCCGTCGAACGGGGCGGGGACAGGGTGGCGGGGGCCGTCGCGGCGTCGGACGCGTTCTTCCCGTTCCCCGACGGCCTGGAGACGCTCACGGCGGCCGGAGTGAAGGCTATCGTCCATCCCGGCGGTTCGATGCGTGACGACGTGGTGACCGAGGCCGCGGCGAAGGCCGGAATCACGCTGTATCTCACCGGCGCTCGGCATTTCGCGCACTGA
- a CDS encoding LpqN/LpqT family lipoprotein has product MVTVSRAAAVALLLATLLVASCTRYVDDARAVAADDRSPLADASQCEAVDAPLTTIPAVKDDEPVMKIPQPQGWTRSTKLDSELFRFAMINRSLTADGFAPNVVVTLESVPGFEHPADVFDSQREALESGFGATDLRVREHTLCGQPAETVQYLTPEMGNLATHPGTVVMAVMHTDDATYAASVTIQTANPDDPTYRRDAEAILTGFQFLPPASG; this is encoded by the coding sequence ATGGTGACGGTGTCGCGGGCTGCCGCTGTGGCGCTCCTGCTGGCGACGCTGCTGGTGGCGTCGTGCACGCGCTACGTCGACGACGCGCGGGCGGTCGCCGCCGACGACCGATCCCCGCTGGCCGATGCGTCGCAATGCGAGGCCGTCGACGCGCCGTTGACCACGATCCCTGCCGTCAAGGACGACGAGCCGGTGATGAAGATCCCGCAACCCCAGGGCTGGACGCGTTCGACGAAGCTGGATTCTGAGCTGTTCCGGTTCGCGATGATCAACAGAAGCCTCACCGCCGACGGCTTCGCCCCGAACGTCGTGGTGACCCTGGAGAGCGTGCCGGGGTTCGAGCACCCCGCCGACGTCTTCGACAGCCAGCGCGAGGCGCTGGAATCCGGGTTCGGCGCCACCGATCTGCGCGTCAGGGAGCACACGCTGTGCGGTCAGCCGGCCGAGACGGTGCAGTACCTGACGCCGGAGATGGGCAACCTCGCCACCCACCCCGGCACCGTGGTGATGGCCGTCATGCACACCGACGACGCGACGTACGCGGCGAGCGTGACCATCCAGACGGCGAACCCCGACGACCCCACCTACCGGCGCGACGCGGAAGCGATCCTGACCGGATTTCAGTTCCTGCCGCCCGCGTCGGGGTGA
- a CDS encoding sigma 54-interacting transcriptional regulator, with protein sequence MTQPQDLPRTVGELKAAGHRERGVKQEIRENLLAALAEGRDPWPGILGFEDTVLPQLERALIAGHDVVLLGERGQGKTRLLRALAGLLDEWTPVIDGSELGEHPYTPITPESIRRAATLQDDLPVAWRHRSERYTEKLATPDTSVADLVGDIDPIKVAEGRSLGDPETIAYGLIPRAHRGIVAINELPDLAERIQVAMLNVMEERDIQVRGYTLRLPLDVVVVASANPEDYTNRGRIITPLKDRFGAEIRTHYPLQLEAEVGVIKQESHLAAEVPEYLLAVLARFARHLRESHSIDQRSGVSARFAIAAAETVAAAARHRSAVLGESDPVARVCDLGTVIDVLRGKLEFESGEEGREQAVLEHLLRRATADTAQRLLGGIDVGPLVTAIENGSAVTTGERVSARAVLDAVPEVPAIAQVQQRLDAKSDGERAAAVELALEALYLAKRIDKVSGEGETVYG encoded by the coding sequence GTGACCCAACCCCAAGATCTGCCCCGGACCGTTGGTGAGCTGAAGGCCGCCGGTCATCGCGAGCGGGGCGTCAAACAGGAAATCCGGGAGAACTTGCTGGCCGCGCTGGCCGAGGGCCGCGACCCGTGGCCCGGCATCCTCGGCTTCGAGGACACGGTGCTGCCGCAGCTGGAGCGCGCGCTGATCGCCGGACACGACGTGGTGCTGCTCGGTGAACGCGGCCAGGGCAAGACGCGCCTGCTGCGCGCGCTGGCCGGGCTGCTCGACGAGTGGACGCCGGTGATCGACGGCTCAGAACTCGGGGAGCATCCGTACACGCCGATCACGCCCGAGTCGATCCGGCGCGCCGCCACCCTGCAGGACGACCTGCCGGTGGCCTGGCGTCACCGCAGCGAGCGGTACACCGAGAAGCTGGCCACCCCCGACACCAGCGTGGCCGACCTGGTCGGCGACATCGACCCGATCAAGGTGGCCGAGGGCCGCAGCCTCGGCGACCCCGAGACCATCGCCTACGGCCTGATCCCGCGGGCGCACCGCGGCATCGTCGCCATCAACGAACTGCCCGACCTGGCCGAGCGCATCCAGGTGGCGATGCTGAACGTGATGGAGGAGCGCGACATTCAGGTCCGCGGCTACACGCTGCGGTTGCCGCTCGACGTCGTCGTGGTGGCCAGCGCCAACCCCGAGGACTACACCAACCGCGGCCGCATCATCACCCCGCTGAAGGACCGGTTCGGTGCGGAAATCCGCACCCACTATCCGCTGCAACTCGAGGCAGAGGTGGGCGTCATCAAGCAGGAGTCGCATCTGGCCGCAGAGGTGCCCGAGTATCTGCTGGCGGTGCTGGCCCGTTTCGCCCGCCATCTGCGCGAGTCGCACTCGATCGACCAACGCTCCGGCGTGTCGGCCCGTTTCGCCATCGCGGCCGCGGAGACCGTGGCCGCCGCCGCGCGGCATCGCTCCGCCGTTCTCGGTGAGTCCGATCCGGTGGCCCGGGTGTGCGACCTCGGCACCGTCATCGACGTGCTGCGCGGCAAGCTGGAGTTCGAGTCCGGTGAGGAGGGCCGCGAACAGGCGGTGCTCGAGCACCTGCTGCGCCGGGCCACCGCGGACACCGCGCAGCGGCTGCTCGGCGGCATCGACGTCGGGCCGCTGGTGACCGCCATCGAGAACGGCTCTGCCGTGACCACCGGCGAACGGGTCTCGGCGCGAGCGGTTTTGGACGCAGTGCCGGAGGTGCCCGCGATCGCCCAGGTGCAGCAGCGCCTCGACGCGAAGTCCGACGGCGAACGCGCCGCCGCGGTGGAGCTGGCGTTGGAGGCGCTGTATCTGGCCAAGCGCATCGACAAGGTGTCCGGCGAAGGTGAGACGGTATATGGCTAA